A single Candidatus Brocadiaceae bacterium DNA region contains:
- a CDS encoding M42 family metallopeptidase — protein sequence MNRKTMELLRKLTDLDGVPGAEDAVRAFMREALDGLGEFEMDRLGSLVCKKVGREDSPRIMIPAHMDEVGFMVKDITEDGYLRFAPLGGWLDQTLLGHMVTVWTRKGPLDGVIGCAPPHMTPPEERDKVIKRKSMFIDVGACDQKHAREKLHVRIGDPIVPKEAFRKLGDGKHLLAKAWDDRIGCALIIELLQSLQKTDHPNTVFGVGTVQEEVGTRGAKTAADVVNPDFCIVLEVGLATDMPGIKGEPAVSLGKGPDICVLEGGAIPDRRFTQFVMDVAEKADIPHQVSLIERGSTDARVIHIHQRGVPSVVIGVPARYIHSHAGVIHADDYDKTLKLVETVVKELGPGQAELLTLS from the coding sequence ATGAATCGGAAGACGATGGAGCTTCTGCGGAAGCTGACGGATCTGGACGGCGTGCCCGGCGCGGAAGACGCCGTGCGGGCGTTCATGCGCGAGGCGCTGGACGGGCTGGGCGAGTTCGAGATGGATCGCCTGGGCAGCCTGGTGTGCAAGAAGGTCGGCCGGGAGGACTCCCCGCGCATCATGATCCCCGCCCACATGGACGAGGTGGGGTTCATGGTCAAAGACATCACCGAGGACGGCTACCTGCGGTTCGCGCCCCTGGGCGGCTGGCTGGACCAGACGCTGCTGGGGCACATGGTGACCGTCTGGACGCGCAAGGGCCCCCTCGACGGCGTCATCGGGTGTGCGCCGCCCCACATGACGCCGCCGGAGGAACGCGACAAGGTCATCAAGCGCAAGTCGATGTTCATCGACGTCGGCGCTTGCGATCAGAAGCACGCCCGCGAGAAGCTGCACGTGCGCATCGGCGACCCCATCGTGCCGAAGGAGGCGTTCCGCAAGCTCGGCGACGGCAAGCACCTGCTGGCGAAGGCCTGGGACGATCGCATCGGGTGCGCCCTCATCATTGAGCTGCTCCAGTCCCTGCAGAAGACGGACCATCCGAACACCGTCTTCGGCGTCGGCACGGTGCAGGAGGAGGTCGGCACGCGCGGCGCCAAGACGGCCGCCGACGTCGTCAACCCCGACTTCTGCATCGTCCTGGAGGTCGGCCTGGCCACCGACATGCCCGGCATCAAGGGCGAACCGGCCGTCTCCCTGGGCAAGGGGCCCGACATCTGCGTCCTCGAAGGCGGCGCCATCCCGGACCGCCGCTTCACCCAGTTCGTCATGGACGTGGCCGAGAAGGCCGACATCCCGCACCAGGTCAGCCTGATCGAGCGGGGCAGCACCGACGCCCGCGTCATCCACATCCACCAGCGCGGCGTGCCCAGCGTCGTGATCGGCGTGCCGGCCCGCTACATCCACAGCCACGCCGGCGTCATCCACGCCGACGACTACGACAAGACGCTCAAACTGGTCGAGACGGTCGTCAAGGAACTTGGGCCCGGGCAGGCCGAACTCCTCACGCTCTCCTGA
- a CDS encoding Do family serine endopeptidase translates to MNRRATAALLLVVGLLVGLLLSGALNTPAPALTADEAGAQRSGSAALAAAENGRKLEELSEFANNLETLFQTVADSVSPAVVLIESQRTITRRPMRRDPLLEDFLRGSPFGGLDQFLGPQGRQPREFTQRGLGSGFLLDQEGHILTNNHVVGQADQLRVQLSDGREFEAEVAGTDPKTDLAVIRISGSTENLPTLPLGDSDNVKAGQWVMAVGNPFGLRHTVSVGIVSATGRRIGAADYESMIQTDAAINSGNSGGPLVNLRGQVIGINTAIVGQANLGIGFAIPANMAKDILDDLIAGREVRRGFLGVRIEALRPDMAEAFGYKGTGGALVQEVTPGTPAEKSDLQAGDIVTSLNGRPVADDNDLRQRIAGTAPGETIELGVWRDGRERTISVTLDELTDEAGAAAVSTDWLGLSVQTLTPEMARQMDRPGLSGVLVADVADDSPVRQRIQPGDVILSVERTRVEDAEHYRRLMSEVRPGQNALIRVYSQRNGYAFFFLVQRPAER, encoded by the coding sequence ATGAACCGAAGGGCGACAGCAGCACTGCTACTTGTGGTCGGGCTTCTCGTGGGGCTACTCCTGAGCGGTGCGCTGAATACGCCGGCCCCGGCCCTGACTGCCGACGAAGCGGGCGCGCAGCGCAGCGGCAGCGCCGCCCTGGCCGCGGCCGAGAACGGGCGGAAGCTCGAGGAACTCAGCGAGTTCGCCAACAACCTGGAGACGCTCTTCCAGACCGTCGCCGACTCCGTCAGCCCCGCCGTCGTGCTGATCGAATCGCAGCGGACCATCACCCGCCGGCCGATGCGCCGCGACCCGCTCCTCGAGGACTTCTTGCGGGGCAGCCCCTTCGGCGGGCTGGACCAGTTCCTCGGCCCGCAGGGCCGGCAGCCGCGCGAGTTCACCCAGCGCGGGCTCGGCTCGGGCTTCCTGCTCGATCAGGAGGGCCACATCCTCACCAACAACCACGTCGTCGGCCAGGCCGACCAACTGCGCGTCCAGCTCTCCGACGGACGCGAGTTCGAGGCCGAGGTCGCCGGCACCGACCCGAAGACGGACCTGGCCGTCATCCGCATCTCCGGCAGCACCGAGAACCTGCCCACCCTGCCTCTGGGCGATTCCGACAACGTGAAGGCGGGCCAGTGGGTCATGGCCGTCGGAAACCCCTTCGGACTCCGCCACACGGTCAGCGTCGGCATCGTCAGCGCCACCGGGCGCCGCATCGGCGCCGCCGACTACGAGAGCATGATCCAGACCGACGCCGCCATCAACTCCGGCAACAGCGGCGGGCCGCTGGTAAACCTGCGCGGCCAGGTGATCGGCATCAACACCGCCATCGTCGGGCAGGCCAACCTGGGCATCGGCTTCGCCATCCCGGCCAACATGGCCAAGGACATCCTGGACGACCTGATCGCCGGCCGCGAGGTCAGGCGCGGGTTCCTCGGCGTCCGCATCGAGGCACTCAGGCCCGACATGGCCGAGGCATTCGGCTACAAGGGCACCGGCGGCGCACTCGTACAGGAGGTCACACCCGGCACGCCCGCCGAGAAGAGCGATCTCCAGGCCGGAGACATCGTCACGTCCCTCAACGGCCGCCCCGTCGCCGATGACAACGATCTGCGCCAGCGCATCGCCGGCACGGCCCCGGGAGAGACCATCGAGCTGGGCGTCTGGCGAGACGGCCGCGAGCGAACCATCAGCGTCACCCTTGACGAGTTGACCGACGAGGCCGGAGCCGCCGCCGTCAGCACCGACTGGCTCGGGCTGAGCGTGCAGACGCTGACCCCGGAGATGGCCCGCCAGATGGACCGCCCCGGCCTGAGCGGCGTGCTGGTCGCCGACGTCGCCGATGACAGCCCCGTGCGGCAGCGCATCCAGCCCGGCGACGTGATCCTCAGCGTGGAACGCACCCGAGTGGAGGACGCCGAACACTACCGCCGGCTCATGTCGGAGGTCCGCCCCGGCCAGAACGCGCTGATCCGCGTCTACAGCCAGCGCAACGGCTACGCCTTCTTCTTCCTCGTGCAGCGGCCGGCCGAACGCTGA
- the prfA gene encoding peptide chain release factor 1 has protein sequence MDLNQKTRARLTERLEALARRRAELESRLADPDVAADSTRVARLARELGALGPLAALRDRLAHARRRAAEADETLAEAGDDAEMQELAREERADAEREEQAVLEEALNALVADEDGRERNVIVEIRSGTGGEEAGLFAAELMRMYTRYAEKHGWKVELMDQSERDLGGIREVTLAIAGRGVWRRLRFESGGHRVQRVPETESQGRIHTSLATVAVLPEPEEVEVEVSPDDIEMSFMRSSGPGGQKVNKTSSCVRLVHTPTGITVRCQDEKSQRANRNKAMKLLRAKLYELQATQAHDERDAMRRAQVGSGDRTDRIRTYNFPQDRITDHRAGVDVFGIETFMLGDCDRLFDALAEFDRQQRIRAFVEGREDGPPAAS, from the coding sequence ATGGATCTGAACCAGAAGACCCGAGCGCGTCTGACCGAACGCCTGGAGGCGCTCGCGCGCCGGCGCGCCGAACTCGAAAGCCGGCTCGCCGATCCCGACGTGGCCGCCGACAGCACCCGGGTGGCCCGACTGGCCCGGGAACTGGGGGCGCTCGGCCCCCTGGCCGCCCTCCGCGACCGCCTGGCCCACGCGCGCCGGCGGGCCGCCGAGGCCGACGAGACCCTGGCCGAGGCCGGTGACGACGCCGAGATGCAGGAACTGGCCCGCGAGGAACGAGCCGACGCCGAACGCGAGGAGCAGGCGGTGCTCGAAGAGGCCCTGAACGCGCTGGTCGCCGACGAGGACGGCCGCGAACGGAACGTCATCGTCGAGATCCGCTCCGGAACGGGCGGCGAGGAGGCCGGCCTGTTCGCCGCCGAGCTGATGCGCATGTACACCCGCTACGCCGAGAAGCATGGATGGAAGGTCGAACTGATGGACCAGAGCGAACGCGACCTCGGTGGAATCCGCGAGGTCACGCTCGCAATCGCCGGCCGCGGCGTCTGGCGCCGCCTGCGCTTCGAGAGCGGCGGCCATCGCGTGCAGCGCGTGCCCGAGACCGAGTCGCAGGGGCGCATCCACACCAGCCTGGCGACCGTCGCCGTGCTGCCGGAGCCGGAGGAGGTGGAGGTCGAGGTCAGTCCGGACGACATCGAGATGTCCTTCATGCGCTCCAGCGGGCCGGGCGGGCAGAAGGTGAACAAGACGAGTTCCTGCGTGCGCCTGGTGCACACGCCCACCGGGATCACCGTGCGCTGCCAGGACGAGAAGTCGCAGCGCGCCAACCGCAACAAGGCGATGAAGCTCCTGCGGGCCAAGCTCTACGAACTCCAGGCCACGCAGGCCCATGACGAACGCGACGCCATGCGCCGCGCCCAGGTGGGGTCCGGCGACCGCACGGACCGCATCCGCACCTACAACTTCCCGCAGGACCGCATCACCGATCACCGCGCCGGCGTAGACGTCTTCGGAATCGAGACGTTCATGCTGGGCGACTGCGACCGCCTCTTCGACGCCCTGGCGGAATTCGACAGGCAGCAGCGCATCCGCGCCTTCGTCGAGGGCCGGGAGGACGGACCGCCCGCCGCGTCCTGA
- a CDS encoding DUF1156 domain-containing protein — protein sequence MIERAFDVPFIASLALREKQIQQNYRPVIAVHKWFARRPGTLFRGLLLSEFCSQELRESFYSGHSCDGVVVVDPFMGGGTPLLEANRIGCDVIGYDINPMSYWIVQQEILHLDLAAYGVAATALRGHLDREIGHLFRTRCGHCGSCAAHVKYCLWVKIQTCPQCREDVALFPGFLVAGDSRHPRNVFLCGACGALTEVEDRDRPGKCASCHRDLHAGGPAKRGRCVCPRCGAVVQFPDVSLGPPRHRLFALEYHCPECRDRHHGRYFKSPDADDLEKIREADQRWEETEAEFVPDDEIPSGDETNRLHRWGYSHYRQMFNSRQLLGLELSARFISEVPDERVRNALATNLSDLLRYQNMLCRYDTTALKSLDVFSVHGFPVGLVQCESNLLGIRDRRKAVCIGSGGWTNIIDKFRKAKAYCDDPFEVRHQGRRKSVVQIPGEWIGDHPNGHLQRRPRSVQLLCQNAADARLEESSLDAVFTDPPYFGNVQYAELMDFCYVWLRRLAGDRCAVFERASTRNADELTGNESMGRGLDHFAEGLSSVFRRMARALKPGSPFVFTYHHNDLSAYHAIAVAVLDSRLVCSASMPCPAEMGASIHISGTGSSIIDTVFVCRSAGRVPRKWIRDTPEGVAELVFEDTRQLKVAGVRPTRGDMRCIAYGHLTRLAIWALRDVWQPETGSVADRLRQVHQWLEAFGGWPAVEGHLGCEIPRVLAREDPAPYGDDDAEIPF from the coding sequence ATGATCGAACGCGCATTTGACGTTCCGTTCATCGCGTCTCTTGCCTTGCGTGAGAAGCAGATTCAGCAGAACTACCGGCCAGTGATCGCCGTGCACAAGTGGTTCGCTCGCAGGCCGGGCACCTTGTTTCGAGGGCTCCTGCTCTCTGAGTTCTGCAGTCAGGAACTCAGAGAGTCCTTCTACTCCGGGCACAGTTGCGACGGAGTTGTGGTGGTTGACCCGTTCATGGGGGGGGGGACACCTCTGCTGGAGGCCAACCGCATCGGGTGCGATGTGATCGGATATGACATCAACCCGATGTCGTACTGGATTGTCCAGCAAGAGATCCTGCACCTGGATCTGGCGGCCTATGGTGTTGCGGCAACGGCACTTCGCGGCCACCTTGACCGAGAGATTGGCCACCTCTTCAGGACACGCTGCGGTCATTGTGGCTCCTGCGCCGCGCACGTCAAGTACTGTCTCTGGGTGAAGATCCAGACCTGCCCGCAGTGCAGGGAGGATGTTGCCCTGTTCCCGGGTTTCCTGGTTGCAGGCGATTCACGCCATCCTCGGAACGTCTTCCTTTGCGGTGCGTGCGGCGCGCTCACCGAGGTCGAAGACAGAGACCGCCCCGGCAAATGCGCATCCTGCCACAGGGACCTCCATGCCGGAGGGCCGGCAAAGAGAGGGCGCTGTGTTTGTCCGCGCTGCGGGGCAGTCGTTCAGTTTCCGGATGTCTCCCTGGGACCGCCGCGGCACCGCCTCTTCGCGTTGGAGTACCACTGCCCCGAATGCCGAGACCGCCATCACGGTCGATACTTCAAGAGCCCGGACGCCGACGACCTGGAGAAGATCCGCGAAGCCGACCAGCGGTGGGAAGAAACCGAGGCAGAGTTCGTGCCCGACGATGAGATACCGTCCGGGGATGAGACGAACCGTCTGCATCGCTGGGGCTATTCACATTACCGCCAGATGTTCAACTCCCGTCAACTGCTCGGTCTTGAGCTATCGGCCCGCTTCATCTCGGAGGTGCCGGACGAGCGGGTGAGAAACGCCCTCGCCACGAATCTCTCGGATCTGCTTCGCTATCAGAACATGCTCTGCCGTTACGACACCACCGCGCTGAAGTCGCTGGACGTCTTCTCGGTTCACGGCTTCCCGGTGGGGCTGGTGCAGTGCGAATCCAATCTCCTCGGGATACGGGACCGACGCAAAGCAGTTTGCATAGGGAGCGGAGGATGGACCAACATCATCGACAAGTTCCGCAAAGCAAAGGCGTACTGCGATGATCCCTTCGAGGTACGGCATCAAGGGCGTCGGAAATCGGTCGTGCAGATTCCCGGCGAGTGGATCGGCGATCACCCGAACGGCCACCTCCAGCGCCGTCCTCGGAGCGTTCAACTCCTCTGCCAGAATGCGGCCGATGCCCGGTTGGAGGAATCGTCGCTTGATGCCGTGTTCACGGATCCCCCCTACTTCGGCAACGTGCAGTACGCCGAACTGATGGACTTCTGTTATGTCTGGCTACGCCGTCTGGCGGGCGATCGATGCGCGGTCTTCGAGCGGGCCTCTACGCGAAACGCGGATGAACTGACGGGCAATGAGAGCATGGGGCGGGGGCTGGACCATTTCGCGGAGGGGCTCTCCTCCGTGTTCAGGCGGATGGCGCGCGCGCTGAAGCCGGGCTCTCCTTTCGTCTTCACCTACCACCACAATGACCTGAGCGCCTACCACGCGATCGCGGTTGCGGTGCTGGATTCGAGGCTCGTGTGTTCCGCTTCCATGCCCTGCCCCGCCGAAATGGGGGCCTCGATACACATCAGCGGCACGGGATCATCCATCATCGACACCGTGTTCGTTTGCCGGTCCGCGGGGCGTGTCCCCCGCAAGTGGATCCGCGACACTCCCGAGGGAGTGGCTGAGCTTGTCTTCGAGGATACTCGGCAACTGAAGGTGGCAGGTGTGCGGCCTACGCGAGGTGACATGCGCTGTATCGCCTACGGCCATCTCACCAGGTTGGCCATCTGGGCCTTGAGGGATGTCTGGCAGCCGGAGACCGGATCCGTTGCCGACCGGCTTCGACAGGTGCACCAGTGGCTTGAAGCCTTCGGGGGATGGCCGGCAGTGGAAGGGCATCTGG
- the rpmE gene encoding 50S ribosomal protein L31: MKPEIHPEYVECEVVCGCGERFITRANVPTIRVEVCSKCHPFYTGKQKLVDSAGRVERFQKRWGKHIEERKARIGATEDAG, encoded by the coding sequence ATGAAACCGGAAATCCACCCCGAATACGTCGAGTGCGAAGTCGTCTGCGGCTGCGGCGAACGCTTCATCACGCGGGCCAACGTGCCGACGATCCGCGTCGAAGTCTGCTCCAAGTGCCACCCGTTCTACACGGGCAAGCAGAAGCTGGTCGACAGCGCAGGGCGCGTCGAGCGGTTCCAGAAGCGCTGGGGCAAGCACATCGAGGAGCGGAAGGCGCGGATCGGCGCCACTGAAGACGCCGGGTAG
- a CDS encoding glycosyltransferase family 4 protein, translating to MRIAIDAMALTGRDTGVGVWTRGLIGGLAACGAGHEYLVYHGADAGPALPVGGGVRAVPVRVRNRLRPLRIAWEQAALPRRLRRDAAEVLHCPSYVVPLGARLPIVLTLHDLLALTHPAYCTRRNVCHFGLMQGRSIRRAAAIHCTSQWTLETLRQEFGAAADRARVVHPCVDDLFGPDGPGPGDVRARWGLRQAPFLFVGRPEPKKGLPVLLRALARLRERGRLRRKLLMVGPPGWGEGAVRRLEDGLELGAHVVRAGYLPRGELPGVYRAARALVFPSLVEGFGLPPLEAMACGTPVVATHAGGLRESVGEAGLIVPPGDPEALADALERLETSGSLRGRLRAAGLARAARFRWREAVPRFLGLYEAAREAGPAV from the coding sequence GTGCGGATCGCGATCGACGCCATGGCGCTGACGGGCCGGGACACGGGCGTCGGTGTCTGGACGCGGGGGCTGATCGGGGGGCTGGCGGCCTGCGGCGCCGGCCACGAATACCTGGTCTATCACGGGGCGGACGCGGGGCCCGCGTTGCCCGTCGGCGGGGGCGTGCGGGCGGTCCCGGTGAGGGTGCGCAACCGCCTTCGCCCCCTGCGCATCGCCTGGGAGCAGGCCGCGCTGCCGCGCCGTCTGCGCCGCGATGCGGCCGAGGTGCTTCACTGCCCCTCCTACGTCGTGCCCCTGGGCGCGCGGCTGCCGATCGTGCTGACGCTCCACGACCTGCTCGCGCTCACCCACCCGGCGTATTGCACGCGGCGGAACGTCTGCCACTTCGGCCTGATGCAGGGCCGCAGCATCCGGCGCGCGGCTGCAATCCACTGTACGTCGCAATGGACGCTCGAGACGCTGCGGCAGGAGTTCGGCGCCGCGGCCGACCGCGCCCGGGTCGTGCATCCGTGCGTGGACGACCTGTTCGGCCCCGACGGGCCGGGGCCGGGCGACGTGCGCGCTCGCTGGGGGCTGCGGCAAGCGCCGTTCCTGTTTGTTGGGCGGCCGGAGCCGAAGAAGGGCCTGCCCGTGCTGCTGCGGGCTCTCGCCCGGCTGCGTGAGCGCGGCCGGCTGCGGCGCAAGCTGCTGATGGTGGGCCCGCCCGGATGGGGGGAGGGCGCCGTGCGGCGCCTGGAGGACGGCCTGGAACTGGGCGCGCACGTCGTGCGCGCGGGCTACCTGCCGCGGGGCGAGTTGCCGGGCGTCTACCGCGCCGCGCGGGCGCTGGTCTTCCCCTCGCTGGTGGAAGGGTTCGGGCTGCCGCCGCTGGAGGCGATGGCCTGTGGCACGCCGGTGGTGGCCACCCATGCCGGCGGACTGCGCGAGAGCGTGGGCGAGGCCGGGCTGATCGTGCCGCCGGGCGATCCGGAGGCGCTGGCCGACGCCCTGGAGCGGCTGGAGACGTCCGGGTCGCTGCGGGGCCGCCTTCGGGCGGCCGGCCTGGCGCGGGCCGCGCGGTTCCGATGGCGCGAGGCCGTGCCGCGGTTCCTCGGGCTCTACGAGGCCGCGCGCGAGGCGGGGCCGGCCGTTTGA